From Coffea arabica cultivar ET-39 chromosome 2e, Coffea Arabica ET-39 HiFi, whole genome shotgun sequence, the proteins below share one genomic window:
- the LOC113723668 gene encoding uncharacterized protein isoform X1, with amino-acid sequence MAESLSKGIVTSTNIMPMVMPQITNWKLNDTNYQQWSKAVKIYLTGLGKQRYLTDDSPTEDSKKLMWIQEDAQILGAIWNSMEPRIAYMCSHCETTKEVWDYVRLLYCSNLSRMYDISLEYFQLQQDNKTVTEYFADLKRVSKELNAVMPLSSDITVMQRQREQMLVLKFLAGLKPEFEPIKSQILAGEQLPSFAEAYARVLRSASKDNAQGDGALINDKSALIANNNRTEQLNFGRGSRGERSRGGRGGRGGRGTRECNHCGLKNHTRDTCWDLNGKSPRFVNTVTTDQPESSSLAQGSQKTVTISEEDYVKFLQYQTANHASLPSTSLAQKGFEDKENDWWMT; translated from the exons ATGGCTGAAAGTTTATCAAAAGGTATTGTGACGTCCACTAATATTATGCCAATGGTGATGCctcaaatcacaaattggaAGTTGAATGATACCAATTATCAACAGTGGTCAAAAGCTGTTAAGATTTATCTGACAGGCTTAGGAAAGCAACGTTATCTCACAGATGACTCTCCTACGGAGGACAGCAAGAAACTAATGTGGATTCAAGAGGATGCCCAAATTCTTGGAGCAATATGGAATTCTATGGAGCCACGAATTGCTTACATGTGTTCTCATTGTGAGACAACAAAAGAAGTTTGGGATTATGTCCGGTTATTATATTGCAGTAATCTCTCACGGATGTATGATATTTCTTTGGAGTATTTTCAATTGCAACAAGATAACAAGACAGTAACTGAATACTTTGCTGATCTTAAGCGAGTCTCAAAAGAATTAAATGCTGTAATGCCTCTCTCAAGTGATATCACGGTTATGCAGAGGCAAAGAGAACAAATGCTTGTGCTCAAATTCCTGGCTGGTCTCAAGCCAGAATTTGAACCaatcaaatctcaaattttagcaGGTGAACAATTACCATCCTTTGCAGAGGCGTATGCTCGGGTCTTACGTTCTGCGTCTAAGGACAATGCACAGGGTGACGGTGCTCTAATTAATGACAAATCTGCTTTAATTGCTAACAACAATCGGACAGAGCAACTTAATTTTGGACGTGGCTCTCGTGGAGAAAGAAGTAGAGGAGGTCGTGGGGGTCGTGGAGGTCGAGGCACTCGTGAGTGCAATCATTGTGGTTTAAAGAATCACACTCGTGATACTTGTTGGGATTTAAATGGAAAATCACCTCGGTTTGTTAATACGGTTACCACTGACCAACCTGAATCAAGTTCTTTAGCACAAGGGTCCCAGAAGACTGTTACCATATCTGAGGAAGATTATGTCAAATTTCTGCAGTACCAAACTGCAAATCACGCATCTCTTCCCTCCActtctttagcacaaaaag gatttgaagacaaagagAACGATTGGTGGATGACATGA